One segment of Desulfosalsimonas propionicica DNA contains the following:
- a CDS encoding iron-sulfur cluster assembly scaffold protein — MEKEFDFFSDHSEAFLEMAFCPDYLERLARPDGYGKNTGDCGDTVEVFLSVDQGRIQEISFQIDGCVNTRACANTIGRMVHGRKLEDAWAITPGDIIHYLQTLPESSHHCAELSCGALYRALAHARTNIRDPWKKNYIFK, encoded by the coding sequence ATGGAAAAGGAATTTGATTTTTTCAGTGACCACTCTGAAGCCTTTCTGGAAATGGCTTTTTGCCCGGACTACCTGGAACGCCTTGCCCGGCCGGACGGCTACGGGAAAAACACCGGCGACTGCGGTGACACCGTTGAAGTATTTTTGTCCGTTGACCAGGGCCGCATCCAGGAAATATCTTTTCAGATCGACGGATGCGTCAATACCCGCGCATGCGCCAATACCATCGGCCGTATGGTCCATGGACGAAAACTGGAAGATGCATGGGCCATAACCCCCGGCGATATTATCCATTATCTCCAGACGCTGCCTGAATCCTCACACCACTGCGCAGAACTGTCCTGCGGGGCGCTGTACCGGGCCCTTGCCCATGCCCGGACAAATATTCGCGATCCATGGAAAAAGAATTATATTTTCAAATAA
- the tmcC gene encoding TmcC family electron transfer complex membrane anchor subunit, whose protein sequence is MHELYKLASGIFVWIAILGFAAGMIGRLAHLAVTARKKDPVVYQYFSFYYALRSILHWIIPFASTGMRAHPVITVVAFVFHASLIVTPLFAAAHVILVMESWNVSWWHLPDPAADVMTVLVILGCLFFLIRRIVQENVRYLSTPGDFVLIALVAAPFVTGFWTYHQFYGYETAGILHMLSGELMLLCLPFTRLFHMALWPFTRGYAGSEFGALRRSRDW, encoded by the coding sequence ATGCATGAATTATACAAGCTTGCCAGCGGAATTTTTGTCTGGATCGCCATTCTGGGTTTTGCCGCCGGCATGATCGGCCGGCTGGCTCACCTGGCCGTGACCGCCAGAAAAAAAGACCCTGTGGTCTACCAATATTTCAGCTTTTACTACGCCCTGCGTTCGATACTCCACTGGATCATCCCCTTTGCCAGCACCGGCATGCGGGCCCATCCGGTCATCACTGTTGTGGCGTTTGTATTCCACGCCTCCCTGATTGTCACGCCCCTGTTTGCCGCAGCCCACGTGATTCTGGTCATGGAGTCCTGGAACGTGTCATGGTGGCACCTGCCGGATCCGGCCGCGGATGTAATGACCGTGCTGGTGATCCTGGGATGCCTGTTTTTCCTGATTCGCCGGATCGTGCAGGAAAATGTGAGATATTTGAGCACCCCGGGCGATTTTGTACTCATCGCCCTGGTTGCCGCCCCTTTTGTCACCGGCTTCTGGACCTATCACCAATTTTACGGATATGAAACCGCGGGCATCCTTCACATGCTCAGCGGCGAGCTGATGCTGCTGTGCCTGCCGTTTACCCGGCTGTTTCATATGGCGCTGTGGCCGTTTACCCGGGGATATGCAGGCTCGGAATTCGGCGCTTTGCGCCGCTCCCGGGACTGGTAG
- the tmcA gene encoding acidic tetraheme cytochrome c3 TmcA, which produces MQSRHKTAARLALMALLLTAAAVFAQGHVTTVEDSGFEKRTRPVVAFEHDAHNQKAEIYDCAVCHHVYENGEKREGRMSVGMECSECHLSENNRPMELTRAYHRMCKTCHLEKSAGPVQCAQCHSRQNAPAK; this is translated from the coding sequence ATGCAATCCCGGCATAAAACAGCTGCCCGTCTGGCTTTGATGGCCCTTTTGCTCACCGCTGCCGCAGTTTTTGCCCAGGGCCATGTCACCACGGTGGAAGACAGCGGATTTGAAAAGCGCACCCGGCCAGTGGTCGCCTTTGAACATGATGCGCACAACCAGAAAGCAGAAATCTATGATTGTGCCGTGTGCCACCATGTTTATGAAAACGGTGAAAAACGCGAAGGCCGGATGTCGGTGGGCATGGAATGCTCGGAGTGCCATTTGTCCGAAAACAACAGGCCCATGGAACTGACCCGGGCCTATCACCGGATGTGCAAAACCTGCCACCTGGAAAAAAGCGCCGGGCCGGTCCAGTGTGCCCAGTGCCACAGCCGGCAGAACGCCCCCGCAAAATAA
- the tmcB gene encoding electron transfer complex ferredoxin TmcB, with product MNPKSQKEETNNKNGIYDAGIEKGASRLTPEKIRKVFDALVEAEGGARLKAYTNACVHCGLCSDACHHFLSKDRDPRLSPAGKVKQTVSRILNKKAKLDVDFVKQACETVFTECNLCRRCVIYCPFGIDVAYLMLFVRRGCHQLGVVPQYIQDTAHSHASTFNQMWVRDDEWIDTLQWQEEEARDEIPDLRIPIDKKGSDIFYSLIGPEPKFRAQLIYQMAVIFHMAGADWTVPSAPGWDNSDMCMFTGDMEMTARLKKIHFEAAMDLKAKRIVMGECGHAFRSVYDVGNRTLGWKMPPLPMVHAIEFYAEILREKRIEIPKKFDRPVAFHDPCNIVRGRGLGDEARYVINETCSTFIELTPNREHNFCCGAGGGVINCGPPFKNKRVESNRVKADQLAAARDKGAEVLIAPCHNCHGGLEDIIHHYELGLELKFLGDIIYECMKKE from the coding sequence ATGAACCCAAAAAGCCAGAAAGAAGAAACAAACAACAAAAACGGCATATACGATGCCGGCATTGAAAAGGGCGCCAGCCGGCTGACCCCGGAAAAAATCCGGAAAGTCTTTGACGCCCTGGTGGAAGCAGAAGGCGGAGCACGTCTGAAAGCGTATACGAATGCATGCGTGCACTGCGGCCTGTGCAGCGATGCCTGCCACCACTTTTTGTCCAAAGACCGTGATCCGCGGCTTTCGCCGGCAGGCAAGGTCAAGCAGACCGTCTCCCGGATTTTAAACAAAAAAGCCAAACTGGATGTGGATTTTGTCAAGCAGGCCTGTGAAACAGTTTTTACCGAATGCAACCTTTGCCGCAGATGCGTGATCTACTGCCCCTTTGGCATTGATGTGGCTTACCTGATGCTGTTTGTCCGCAGGGGCTGCCATCAGCTCGGCGTGGTTCCCCAGTACATACAGGACACAGCCCACAGCCACGCTTCGACCTTTAACCAGATGTGGGTGCGCGATGACGAATGGATTGACACCCTTCAGTGGCAGGAAGAAGAAGCCCGGGATGAAATCCCGGATTTGCGCATCCCCATTGACAAAAAAGGCTCGGATATCTTCTACTCGCTCATCGGTCCGGAGCCCAAGTTCCGGGCCCAGCTCATCTACCAGATGGCCGTGATCTTCCATATGGCCGGAGCCGACTGGACCGTGCCGTCTGCGCCGGGATGGGACAACAGCGATATGTGCATGTTCACCGGAGACATGGAAATGACCGCGCGGCTGAAAAAGATCCATTTTGAAGCAGCCATGGATTTGAAAGCCAAGCGCATTGTCATGGGCGAATGCGGCCATGCCTTCCGCTCTGTCTATGACGTGGGCAACCGGACCCTGGGCTGGAAAATGCCCCCGCTGCCCATGGTTCACGCCATTGAGTTTTATGCCGAGATTCTTCGGGAAAAGCGTATTGAAATTCCGAAAAAATTCGATCGGCCTGTGGCCTTCCACGATCCATGCAACATCGTCCGGGGCCGGGGCCTTGGCGATGAGGCCAGGTATGTGATCAATGAAACCTGCAGCACCTTTATCGAACTGACCCCCAACCGGGAGCACAATTTCTGCTGCGGCGCCGGCGGCGGGGTGATCAACTGCGGCCCGCCATTTAAAAACAAGCGGGTGGAAAGCAACCGGGTCAAGGCCGATCAACTGGCTGCAGCCCGGGATAAGGGAGCAGAGGTTCTCATCGCGCCCTGCCACAACTGCCACGGCGGTCTTGAAGACATTATTCACCATTACGAGCTTGGCCTGGAGTTGAAATTTCTGGGAGACATTATCTACGAATGCATGAAAAAGGAATAA
- the tmcD gene encoding electron transfer complex subunit TmcD, translating to MDQQQEEWDWTPGQRKIGDFPAWRDRFSYMEEPYVSGDGEKIAAIVKTEEETFTACVNGTLWESQYDKLWHLRFTPDQRALALVSDMAMWTVAVDGTAWENWYEFVWKPCFAKNAPHITVAAQKELRYRAVTDDLPWENEFFALTHLTVSPDGKNAAAVVQDTWLPEADIEKFQESGFTVAINGKPWENHYVNIWELAFSANGAHLAAELRTSLYDYTIAVDDQAWKKRYAGVWAPRFHPRDHSVTAPVRMAGGWGLAKDDEILWSPKYVQLWHHMYSPDGSRIAAITAPEYGKWTIAVNDRPWKIRFTELVTDAVFSPAGDRVGCVGKTEGKWYVAVDDQIWDTGQDMAWQPVFSPDGTHAAAKVEKNGCFAILLNGRPIDMTFADAWQPVFSPDSRKLLVRAVLPKSQGGHYCRIVLDVDSLALSERRSGHA from the coding sequence ATGGATCAGCAACAAGAAGAATGGGACTGGACACCCGGTCAAAGAAAAATCGGCGATTTTCCGGCCTGGCGTGATCGCTTTTCATACATGGAAGAACCCTATGTCAGCGGTGACGGAGAAAAAATTGCCGCCATTGTCAAAACAGAAGAGGAGACCTTTACGGCCTGCGTCAACGGCACCCTCTGGGAGAGCCAGTACGATAAACTCTGGCATCTGCGCTTTACCCCGGATCAGCGGGCCCTGGCCCTGGTCTCGGACATGGCCATGTGGACGGTGGCTGTTGACGGCACGGCCTGGGAAAACTGGTATGAATTTGTCTGGAAACCCTGCTTTGCCAAAAACGCCCCGCACATTACCGTTGCCGCCCAAAAAGAGCTTCGCTACCGGGCGGTGACCGACGACCTGCCATGGGAAAACGAATTTTTCGCCCTGACCCATCTCACTGTCAGCCCGGACGGGAAAAACGCAGCCGCCGTGGTCCAGGACACCTGGCTGCCGGAAGCTGATATTGAAAAATTCCAGGAAAGCGGATTTACCGTGGCAATAAACGGAAAGCCCTGGGAAAACCATTATGTCAATATCTGGGAGCTTGCCTTTTCCGCAAACGGCGCCCACCTGGCCGCTGAACTGCGCACCAGCCTTTATGATTACACCATTGCCGTGGATGATCAGGCATGGAAAAAACGCTATGCCGGGGTATGGGCCCCCCGGTTTCATCCCCGGGACCATTCCGTGACCGCACCGGTACGCATGGCCGGCGGCTGGGGACTTGCCAAAGATGATGAGATCTTGTGGAGCCCCAAATATGTTCAGCTCTGGCACCACATGTACAGCCCTGACGGCTCCCGCATTGCTGCCATTACCGCCCCGGAATACGGCAAATGGACCATTGCCGTCAACGACCGGCCCTGGAAAATCCGGTTTACCGAACTGGTCACCGACGCGGTATTCAGCCCTGCAGGCGACCGGGTGGGCTGCGTTGGCAAAACCGAGGGCAAATGGTACGTGGCAGTTGACGACCAGATATGGGACACGGGCCAGGATATGGCCTGGCAGCCGGTTTTCAGCCCGGACGGCACCCATGCGGCAGCCAAAGTGGAAAAAAACGGCTGTTTTGCCATCCTGCTAAACGGCCGGCCCATTGATATGACATTTGCCGATGCCTGGCAGCCGGTTTTCAGCCCGGACAGCCGCAAGCTCCTGGTCAGGGCCGTTCTGCCCAAAAGCCAGGGCGGCCACTACTGCCGGATCGTGCTGGATGTGGACTCTTTGGCCCTGTCAGAAAGGAGGTCCGGCCATGCATGA